GCTGAAATCGCGTCCATCCTTTGGATCGAGTACGCACGATAGAGGAGAGCGTTTGCTCGGACGCTCGCACTCCGTTCTCAAACGCCGCCCAAGTCGAGTATGAAAACGCAGACAACGCCCacgcattttttcgtttctttgggTTTCGTGTTCTTTTTGTTGCAGAGAAGTCCGCTCGCTCCCAATACGGAGGGTCTTTCTTTGTGCGAGAACCTAACGAGGTACTAATGCATAACGCTGCTACTTTGCTGTCGTCTTATTCCTTGTCGGTGCGTAGATCTAGTCTATTTGGGAGAAGAGAACGTTTCACGTCTACTTTATGGCTTTGCTTCCATACTTGCTTCCATACTGAGAGCTTCGGCGCTCGGCAAGGATCGTTCTATCTGGTTCTATCGCACATTTTGCTCCTCACTAGTCCGGGAGATTAAGAATGCATCACGTGGAACTGCGATCCCTTCGCCGGTCAAAAGAAGCGCACAAGACGAAGTTGTGTGCAATATGGCGTGAAATATCGACACGCATGAGTGGAATCATGCGCAGTAAGTCGGCTATGGACGATCGTGACCTCTGATCTGGCCCGGAAGCAATCCCTCGCCGTACTAGGGCGCTTTAGAGGCCAGTAGCAGTATCTTATCAGGCATTAGCTGTTTAATAGACCAGTAGATTCTCGGTCACATCTCTTTTCTGCTCGAGGAGACATAGTATTTCTTCAACATCAAAACACACATTGATATTTTGACAGCTACATCAAACGAAACATTAATCCCTGGACTATTGTGACTCGTGCCTTTACTGAGGCACAGAGAGCTTCATTTAAACAAGATAGAGATGCGAACCTTTGTACACTGTACTAAACTTATTTGATGTTTGCCAAATACAGCATTAGGTTTTCCATTTGTCAGCTGCATGCTGTATTCCTTCGACATCAATAGATACTGACCATTTATTACATCAAGAGGCACGAAGTACAACGAGACACTCAACGGGGGGGGGGATGCTCTAACCAGTCACACTAAGGCACAAAGAACTTCATGTAAACGGGATAGTGATCCGACACGCTGTTCCAAACTGCGAACGCTTTCATACGAACCTTTGTCCTGGCGGCCGGCACAGCACTGTTTTGCTCTTGGGCGTCTTCAAACAGGTACTTTTTCGTCCGAGTTTCTTGTTTAATTGGAATATTTAAAAGTTCCGGGTTGTAGACCTTACATCCGGTGATGCCCGGCTTCTCTTGTTTTAACGGCCACACGTAGTCCAACATCGTGAAATGGTCCAATTTCGTAAAGTCCCAATCATGATATGCAATATGAGTACATCTTAGACAGAGAGTAGCATAAAGAGAAAATCTCTATGTAACTTCGCCATGATCTTACGTTGCTTTGCGTTGTGTGAACTGATAGTTGAAATCGCCGAGCATAAAGGCGCTATTCTTCTTGCCATCAGCAACTTTATTCTCGATTTCTGTGCGGTATTTCTCTCCGACTTTGGAAGACCGTTTCGCGTCTGTGCCCATGACGTGAACGCTTATGAGAGTCATGAAGTATTGATTCTACGATGACAGTGGAGGGGTTATTTTATAAATTTGCATTAGGTGTTATCTGGGATAATGGTAATCTCAGCACTTAATCCAAGACATTTGGTTAATAGTAGTAGTTTTGGGCGCTTCAGCcctatttattttattaggtATAGACTTTATAGcattaataattttaatcgTTTATGTGGGAGCAATGGCGATATTATTTTTGTTTGTAATCATGCTGCTAAAATGAAGTATTTCACGCGTTATGCTATAGTACGTATAGCGAGAGCCTTACGGTTTTCTTTAAGTAAAAATCGCACATGAAGGCGGAACGAGATGTCGGTCGGAGGCCCTTGACGTGCGCCACGCTAATGTCTTTGCAATTGTCCGCGCGAATTTTATCGTTGACGGCGAATCCAAGTTCGgttgtcttcgtcgaccAGTACCACCTTTTATTCATTATCACGTCTTTCGTACACTTGGCATTTGCTCCCGCGTCTTTGGCGTTCTCTTTTATTCTTCTGAACTGCTTCAATTCTtgcacggcgacgatctGAAAAACATCGAGTATTTTCGTGAATTTATCTGCTTTCGTTATCTCTTTTCTGCTCGAGAAATCTTTCGCATCTTTGTCGTTCTTTGGATTGATTGTCGGGTCGAATGACGCCATATTCCACGTGGCAACTTGGTACTCAGTTGCATCTTTCGTGTATGTAAACGTCACCGGTAGGTGGTCGCTTAGGTCTCGACTTCGATCTAAATTGGGCTTGTACAATCGGCGCTCGCTCGGATGGCAAGCAACCATTTCGCTATAGAGATACTTCAAGCGATcatattgattattaattgGATAATTGTGTAACACCGGAGGACACGATCCCTTCTCATTTGAAATTCTTGAAGATTGCAATGGGATATTTATACCACCAGGCGGATTCTCGTCACCGATATCTCCGTTTAGAATTGTGCCGATTTTTGTGGCGGCGTTGGCCGTGCGCTCCGGATAATAGGTGAACATTAGGCGAATGTTTTTGCTGATTGCAAATCGATCGAAGTGCGATTCTTTCAGACTCGACGGCTCAGCGTCTTCAACGTAGACCGTTTCGCGATACGTCGTCGGTCCCGAATCAGGAAAGTGCATGTCCTTCCTATAGTTAGTAGTAATATACAGTATTAGTAACTCGATCGGTCTATATACATGCGTAGTATGAGTCTACGAAATGCGTTACTTACAGGATTTCCATTGTTTTTTCCGTATCTTCAAACACATCTTTTAATGGTTTTAACGAACCAGCTCCTGTGTTAAAGTCTCCAGCAATTATGACGCTTCTATGGCCTACAtcttttttcgtcattttgGCGATTTTGTCCTGAATTTCTTGCAGCTCTCCGTGTCTTTCAGAAGCGTCTGAGTTGGTGAGATGAACGGTAAAAATGGtgaacgtctttttttcgctCTGCACGAAAAAAACATGTTTAGGTTATTTCTAACAAAAAAAGTCAAGTCTCTTCCTTACTCGAAAGACACATTTTGCACTTCTTTTTGTACGAATAGTCTCGCACAATCTAGGGTCGAGCGAAAATTTCTTCGTATTGTAcacaaaagcgaaaaaatcgatcgacACGACTTGCCGATCGCTCAGGGGTTTAAGAACGTATTTTTTAAAGTAAGCATTGTCGCCGAGGTTCTCTTCGGTTTCTTGCAAAGCTAATATGTCCGCCCTCTCGATAATGTTTCGAAGCGTTTCCGCTTGTTCACCGCCATACGCGCGCTCTAACTTCACCACTCCCTTCATATTAAACGATCCAACTGTCAAAAGAGATTATTACatcaataagaaaaaatatataagaACCTACTTATCGTTCCGCTCGGCATGTAGTCGTCGTGAAATTTGATGGTCGTTTCCTTCTCTGTGCCTAGTTCTCGGGCTTTCGCTAGAATAATTTTGACGCTTTCTTCAGTAAATCGGTTGCCGCAGACGTAGGCGTCACTGCAGTCGGGCTCGTTTGGTGTGGCATAAGTCGACGGCGTGTTACTCGGCttgttcatttttttgcagaacgTGCCCGAGCTCCTAAGCGACACGAGTCCCGTGACGCTGACGATtcgcatcgtcgccgtttgcgTGTACGTGAAAAAGGCCGAACCCGGTAGCACCGTCTCGCCTCCGCAGACGCTCAACTGTTTGCACTCCAGAGCGATAAGCTTGTCTTTTAGAACAAAGGAGCAGCCTGCAAGGGCAGATTTAATGTCATTCGTTTTGTAACCGCTCGATTTGTGAGCGAGCTGCGACGATAGATAGACGTTTCGACCGGTAACGAACTCCTCTCTTATTCCGTATCGATGATCTGTCGAGCCGGTTCCCGTAAACCAGGACACGAAGGGATAAGTGTGCGGTGGCTTAGCGGGTGCCTTTGGAAGTTGTATGAGATCATAATCCCCCGCCTTTTTGAAGTTTTGGGCGGTAAAGTAAATTATGTCACCCACAAACTTGAAATACATGATCATTCGGTCGTCTTTAGGTCGACAGTCACTTGCCGTCAGTACGACGCGCGATGAGAGGAGAACACCCTCGCATACGCGCTGAGGCTCTATCGTAGTCGAGCCCTTCGGCGACTTCGTTTCCACCTGGTGAACGATGATCCCAAACGCCTGATAGGCAACGTCTTTGGTCGCATCAAAGAACATTGTCGTCACTTCAGCGGGAATTGGAGCGccgaacgatcgacgactgATGCCGTGGCTATCGACCGGCGGCGAGACGGCGAGAAAAATGAGCAGcaggacggcggcggcggcgagaagcaTCTTCAGCGCGCGATCGAAGCTCGCAAAGCCGACTGGCGATAGAACGCCGATACTCTCAGCTTTTACGTGTACgcccttttttctttgaagagCAAACAGACGTTTAGATTATTAGCACAAAGTGGAAAACGATTAGAGTTTAAGAGGCGGCGAGGGGAGGGATTTCCCGCCTGTTCTCGTGAAGTTCATAACGCACGGCGAGATTTAGAACCACAGTACATTCGTCCGTCTGATACTTCACAAACCTATGGATTGGAGAAAGTTATCAGGTGCCTACAGGGCCCATGCAGCTTCTGTACTCAAAGATGACCTTGACAAAGCTAATGAGCTACATGTTTTGGTGCCCAAGGCTTACCCACTAAAGCAACAGAAGCTTTCTTACACGAAGCGCAGGAGGAGTAAGTCATTTCGCCTTATAGTGCACGGCATGTAGGCTAGTACATGCTTTCACCGTCAACACTCTTACTACAGAAGGTAGAACACGATGTCCACGTGTACTACAGCAGTAGGACTTCGCTTTTAGCTCACCACAACAAAACTGTTAGTTGGGAAGTACGCAAAACGGCCAACTATTTAACTGTTTACCAGCTGTCTAGACGTTTGACGTGCGATTCCCATCGCTATGCAACGACACCCGCTGTGATTTCCAATATGTCTTCTTCTAATTTGCTAGTTCGAACCGGTCTAAAAACGGTCGCCCACAAGGCAAATTGACACCGCCGTTAAAATCGTTTCCAAAAACGGCTTCTATAAACATTTTTTGGTGCGCGAGGAGGTCTCAAAATTGGAACCAGGTGGCTCTTTCCAAAGCATTCCGCGGCAATTCAAAgtcaatttgaaaattaCCGTGTGGTTAAAAATCAGATCCACCCCTCCCTAAACCACATCGACACAAGCAACGCACTTTGTCCTATTATAAGACGCAGCTGATGCGCCACATCTTTTCAGAGCGCGCCCGCGACGTAAACATGACACCTATGATCACCGCTCTCGTTCTCGCGCTCATGTCGACCGCCGGCTCGGCCTACTTCCTCGGCGATCCCGGCGTTTTCAATCAGATGGTCAACAAGTACGGCAACGGCATGGGCACAATGAACGAAA
The genomic region above belongs to Oscarella lobularis chromosome 12, ooOscLobu1.1, whole genome shotgun sequence and contains:
- the LOC136193934 gene encoding uncharacterized protein; amino-acid sequence: MLLAAAAVLLLIFLAVSPPVDSHGISRRSFGAPIPAEVTTMFFDATKDVAYQAFGIIVHQVETKSPKGSTTIEPQRVCEGVLLSSRVVLTASDCRPKDDRMIMYFKFVGDIIYFTAQNFKKAGDYDLIQLPKAPAKPPHTYPFVSWFTGTGSTDHRYGIREEFVTGRNVYLSSQLAHKSSGYKTNDIKSALAGCSFVLKDKLIALECKQLSVCGGETVLPGSAFFTYTQTATMRIVSVTGLVSLRSSGTFCKKMNKPSNTPSTYATPNEPDCSDAYVCGNRFTEESVKIILAKARELGTEKETTIKFHDDYMPSGTIIGSFNMKGVVKLERAYGGEQAETLRNIIERADILALQETEENLGDNAYFKKYVLKPLSDRQVVSIDFFAFVYNTKKFSLDPRLCETIRTKRSAKCVFRSEKKTFTIFTVHLTNSDASERHGELQEIQDKIAKMTKKDVGHRSVIIAGDFNTGAGSLKPLKDVFEDTEKTMEILKDMHFPDSGPTTYRETVYVEDAEPSSLKESHFDRFAISKNIRLMFTYYPERTANAATKIGTILNGDIGDENPPGGINIPLQSSRISNEKGSCPPVLHNYPINNQYDRLKYLYSEMVACHPSERRLYKPNLDRSRDLSDHLPVTFTYTKDATEYQVATWNMASFDPTINPKNDKDAKDFSSRKEITKADKFTKILDVFQIVAVQELKQFRRIKENAKDAGANAKCTKDVIMNKRWYWSTKTTELGFAVNDKIRADNCKDISVAHVKGLRPTSRSAFMCDFYLKKTNQYFMTLISVHVMGTDAKRSSKVGEKYRTEIENKVADGKKNSAFMLGDFNYQFTQRKATCTHIAYHDWDFTKLDHFTMLDYVWPLKQEKPGITGCKVYNPELLNIPIKQETRTKKYLFEDAQEQNSAVPAARTKVRMKAFAVWNSVSDHYPVYMKFFVP